ATAAGGAATCCCTATTCATTTCAGATCAATagaaaaaccaaaaatcaaataaagtcTACATTACTTGTCccaagttaaataaataaattcaaagatTAGCATAGAGCTGCAATTTCTGAACCCTCTAGAAATAAAGAACACATTTTTAAGACAAAACTTGGGAATCGTTGTGTCTGAATTTGCAAATCAAAATCCCAAAGCTTTACCTTTGAGGCACAAAGCAAAGCGGATACGCCATGAGCATGAGCTTAACCAATAAGAGTACAACACAATCATGGTAGTAgtagtaatggagaaactgATTCCTTGTTAGCTACACTCCAATGGTAGATGCTAGATTAAGTAATTTACACTTGAATCTACTTTGCGGTGTTCTTTTTTGTTCTATATGGTCAAACATATCTACTTTGACAAGTGTCACTGTGGCAAGCAGTTTGACCTTTGACTTATGACACGTGTGAAAATTTCTTATACGTATGGATATGGTTGTGGACTAATCTCTCCTGTATGAATAATAGATAAGTATTTTTTGTTAGGATATTATCCATATCTATGTCTACTCAGTATTAGCATGATTTATTGAAATATTATTGGAAAGCACAAATATTAAAGAATAAGCGGTGCATGTTTTCTCAATATTTAAGAAGTGAAACTTTACATTTATATAAATAGGAGAATAAAGCTGAGACTTTTGagcataacaataataaaactaaaatattccCTCTCTTTCTATTACTATAAAGTacttatttacttttctctttgtatactattaatataatattaatatattatctttataGAAGTATAATAGTATTGGTAAATATTgataatagtattttttatttatactttattttattatctcttccttatttatttatttagttattttacaacatgttatcagcacgagactctgatcaaatttttaggaagactcaagtaacaaattttcattatatcgaaactctctcatcttgaattcaatgctcttgaGTTGGACTGAGCTACCAACTAGAAAGCAGGAGCGCAAAAAGTGGATGGTATCTTTCTGTGCTATTATCTGGAATATCTGGCTTGAAAGGAATAGGAGGATCTTTCAGAATAATGGGAAAGGGGTTGATGAAATAATTTAcctgattttcaaaaattttaaggagTGGTTATATGTGGATCCCTTctgttgttgatggcaatgccaaagATGACAGTGGGTATCATATAGTTGTGTTGCATGATTTCTGCCTAATCTAGtggtttttcttttgtttttacttttgTTGTTCTCTTTGCTCCACTTGTTGTGTTGAACtctttcattaaaaaaaaatgatccatcttgattcaatggatcttgaagATACCATTAAGActgaaaataatgcatgcatcccagaaggataaaaccaaagtcatgatttttcttcgtcgtcatcttgacgaaggattgaaaaacgaatatctcacattaaaagatcttgCAGATCTTTTGGAAAGatcttgaagaaaggtataatcataaaaaaatggtgatacttcctcaaaccCGATATGAGTGGATGCACTTGCGTCTGcaggattttaaatccataaatgaatataattctgcaatgtttcgaatcacctcacgaatgaaattatgtgggaaaaagataactgatcatgatatgttggaaaaaactttctcaaccttccatgcctctaatgtgctcctgcagcagcaatATCGAGaaaaagggtttaaaaaatattctgagttaatttcttgccttcttgttgctgaacgcaacaatgagttgcttttaaaaaatcacgAAGCGCGCTCAGCTGGTGCcaccccatttcctgaagtaaatgtggcaaattaccccagaagaggtaaatggcaaggttttaataacaaaaaaaaattatgaaagggaaatgaattatattcaaaagagaggatttcaccagaagtgggataaagaaagaaatatcgggcagaataaatcaatataagataagtgtttccgttgtggtggaaagggccattggtcacgtacctgtcgtaccccaaggcacctagtcgatctttaccaagcatctttaaaaaaagacgacAAGGGAAAAGAGTCGAATTtcgtttcaaatgatgctgaaaattccaccactcattatgatgtatctgatttctttgaggatccttaAGGAAAttttggtcatttgatcaatgatggaatagtttaatatgtgagattgttaagtatctatgtaaataaataatataaagaacttattattaagttttattttctatgtatttaagtttcaaatgtgatgtatataaataatgaaatattaatgtttatgagttttgaaatcattaaatgtgtcatgttttaaaataaaattttagtatatgacattatttttatgtgcagtatttcttaaaaaaaataatttcgatcaagtattcaatttaactgtggatactactcattttattattatttgtctttgaagagaatgacaaggatatgtaatgaagatgtatgccttgcagatagtgcaagttcgcacactattctcaaaagtgatatatattttacccatcttgtgccaaaagaagaatgtgttaatactattattggctcaggcaatgtgattgAAGGCTCCGAAAgagttataattttgtttcccggaggaacaaaattcataataaataatgcactgttatctaccaagtctcgaagaaacttgttgagctttaaagatattcaccaaaatggatatcatattgagactatgaatgagggaagtcatgagtacttatgtatcacaactcatgattcaaataaaaaggttatattagaaaagttgccctcactttcatctgtgttatattataccaagattagtgcaattgaatcacgtgccactgtaaaccagaagtttactagcccaaatgaattcataacttggcacgaccgattgggtcatccgggaacaaccatgataaggagaattattgaaaactcccatggacattcactaaagaaccagaagattcttaaaactagtgaattttgttgtgctgcatgttctcaggaAAAGTTAAtattaaggccatcaccagtaaagattggatttgagtcccctaaattcctagaaaggattcaaggtgatatatgtggacctattcatccaccatgtggatcttttagatattttatggtcataatagacgcatcttcaagatggtcacatgtgtgcttattatcttctcgcaacctggcgtttgcgagattactggctcaaattattcgattaaaagcacaattcccagaaaatccaatcaaagcaattcgtcttgataatgctggtgaatttacttcctaagcttttgatgcttattgtatggctaatggaataagtgttgaacatccagtaacttatgttcacacacaaaatgggttagcagaatcacttattaaacgcctccaattaattgctagacccttaattatgagaacaaatctcccaacctcggtttgggacatgctattttacatgccgcaacACTTATttgtttgaggccaacgagttaccataagttctctcctatgcaattagcatTTGGCCAacagccaaatgtttcccatttaagaatatttgggtgtgcgatatatgttcccattgcaccacctaatcgtaccaaaatgggaccccaaagaaaattggagatatatgttggatatgattctccctctatagtgaggtatcttgagatacaaactggggatgtatttaaagcctgatttgcagattgtcattttgatgaagcaaaattttcaacattagggggagagaataagcttcctgaaaagaaacttaattggaatgtatcatcgttgatgcatttagatcctcgatcagggcaatgtgaactagaagtttaaaagattatacatttgcaaagaatagcaaatgaattgcctgatgcattttctgatacaaagaggataaccaaatcttatataccagcgaaaaatgccccaattcgaattgatgtcccagtaggacaagtagccactgaagcaaattcgcgccagaagcgtggcaggcctgtcagttccaaagataaaaatcctcgaaagagaaaagaggtaaatactattcctgttgaaaaagacatagtagagacacctgcagttgtctaaaattctgatatagttttaatgccagaagacgttcaggtacctgaaaatagtgaaaatgacgagatctcgataaattatgtctttacaggagagaaatgggatcgaaataagacaattatcaatgaaatatttgcatataatgtggcattaaatatcctgcatgaaaataaggatcttgagccaagatcagtcgaagaatgtcgacaaagaaatgattgaccaaaatgggaagaagccatgaaggttgaattagactcactagcaaaacgtgaagtttttggacctgtagtccctACACCTgcagatgtaaaacctgttggatactgatgggtatttgtgagaaaacgaaatgagaaaaatgaagttgtgcgctacaaagcccgacttgtggcacatggtttttcacaaaggcccggtatagattatgaagaaatgtatttccctgtagtggatgcgataatattgcgttatttggtcagtttatctgcatatcataaattgcatatgcatttaatggatgtggtaacaacctacttatacggctcattagatcctGAAGCAAAttgaatattcgcaagggttatattcagtcaaattgcaaagatctttatatggtctgaagcaatctggacgaatgtggtataatcgtcttactgagtatctgacCAAAAaaggattcaagaatgatgatatctgtccatgtgttttcataaagaaatctccatctggattcattataattgctgtgtacgttgatgatttaaatatcattagaACTCCTGAAGATATtctaacaattataaaaactctagaagaagagtttgagatgaaagatcttggaaagactaaattttgccTCGgtctgcagatcgagcatacaaaaaatgggatctttattcatcaaacgacatacacagaaaaaatcttgaaaagattttatatggataagtcacatcctctgagtaccccaatgatcgtaagatctttggatgtggaaaaagatcaattccgtcctaaagaagaaaataaagatatcctTGGTACTGAAGTACCATATTTTAGTGCCATtagagcgctaatgtatcttgctaataatacaagacccgatatatcatttgctgtgaatttactagcaaggtatagttcctctccaaccagaagacattggagtggaatcaagcaaatctttcgatatcttcatggaacagttgatatgggattgttttatccctatggatccaagtcacaactagttggctatgcagatgctggatacttatctgatccacataaagggagatcacAAACAGGATAactgttcacatatggtggtacagtgatgaatgaatttttgccggtatagaaattatcaagtaatcaatcgtagtatagtctaaaccgacgcaaaatccattatcaaacaaatctacaatctataatcgagagtattagtcccgagtcgttcttccctaggaatgctacaaggatgcatgctattggttaagtggtcttttgtggcttgaagagtgtggcataaaagtgttaataaaagaaaacaacaatcaatcaatattaaaagccttggccaaggttgaacattggaagttccatcactatagcttccttcaattgtgataacaaaggagtgttgcttcacttagttaacccctaattatagaggaaagtcaagtaaaagtaactaacttgagtcacaagtcctagtcttaccctagggaagtctagctttagtgcactccaagtcaattagcaatcctcaattcttaatcaacaattgacatccattattcaagtgtctccaatgactcaaccactaggccaagtgagggGATGCTACTCtatatctaaagttggcattttctcaaacacttggagagcaagaatgaaacacatagtaaaattgagaagagatttagaatcaaagtaattcaacacaagagattaacaacaatcaacaatgaacaacaatgaaaatgaaatcTTCAATGAATTAATAGAATCCAAACAACAAAGTTAAACCTAAGATCTATGAGgattgaacaattacaaacactaattgagattagagaagatgatctacaacatgaataaagtaaattgagagttgcaatagatctcaccaaggcatggttgagaattgagaaaatgaagatgaattctagagagaggttggagtttctctctctacaaatgtaactaactaaaaatatctaagaaaaCTTGTAAAATGAGTCTATGAATGTGAGTGtgtgtcaatccccttcaatccttggcccttatatgcattttggcgccaaagttggttgctgaaaccttctaaaatcgccaggcacgtgttgcaataaCAGAATCACGTGCGAactacgacgcgtgcgcgcacggtacgcgtgcgcgtccctggctaattctgcgatgtgcgcgtgagcgccttgtgcgcgtactCGTGCTTAgccgagatcaattctttggctttttgtgcttctctccacttgcatgcttccttccttgcttcctttgatccatgcctagcctatttcaccctcagattactagcaaacacatcaaggcatcttatggaatcaaggagaaattagaattcatcaaaataaggcttaaaaagcatgtttttttacacttaagcataaatatgggagagataacaaaactatgctaattcataggctaaatgtgacgaaaggttatcaaaatactctaaattcaatacaagataaaccctaaaaatgaggTTTATcatacagctatatcatggaggtccacgaaacagacgattgcagcaacctcctctaatcatgccgaAATACTAGCGATTCATGAAGCAAGTCCCGAGTTTTTGGCtcaggagtttgatccaatatatccTGACATCATGTAGActaattgatcataagatagctccaactatcctgtttgaagataatacaacatgcattgctcaacttaagggtagatacatcaaaggtgatagaacaaagcatatctctcccaaattcttcttcactcatgatcttcaaaatcaagggacaattgatgtgcaacagatccgctcaagtgacaatctggcagatttattcacaaagtcactcccaaaatcctcctttgaaagattggtacatgagattgggatgcgccgatttcgagacattaaatgatgtcgacaagagggggagactgtactcttttttccttggtcaggttttctcccattgggtttttctttgacaaggtttttaatgaggcagtctcTATCACAAAGgattttgtactctttttccttcactaaggttttttttcccattgggttttctttagtaaggttttaacgagacATAATCCTAAATGGACATCCAAAGGGGAGTGTTACGATATAGATGTCCATATCCATGTCTACTCAGCATGATTTATTGAAGTACTATTGGGAAGCACAAATATTAAAGAATAAGCGGTGCCTACTTTCCCAACATTTGAAAAGTGAAACTTTACACTTATATAAATAGGGGAATAAGGCTGAGGCTTTTGAGCATAgcaataataaaactaaaatatttccCCTCTCTCTATTACTATAAAGCacttatttacttttctcttcatatactattaatataatattaatatattatctttataAAAGTATAATAGTATTAGTAAATACTGATaatagtatttttctatttatactttattttattaactcttccttatttatttatttaattattttacaacatttttttctttctgctctctttttttaatatgatgTCTAATATAAGTAAGCTCAAATAGTAAGaatgatttaatatttaatataattggaCACCTCGACTAAATTGAGTAAATTGTTGCTTAATAAAATTAGATGAGATTAAAAAATCGaatctattaaaaatttaattgaaaatttgttaATAAATCAAAGCCAATCTACAAGGAATTACAGTTTAATTAAACCCACGTGACACTGAATTTCATTAGATTGATTTTTTATCATGTAATTTGCTTTTTTGCAAACACTATTTATGTATCAAAGTCAAATTTGCAAAAGTGACATTCTATAGAGTTTTTTGCCTTTGGTGCAAAAATTCCATCAATTTAACTAGTAGCTAACTAATCTAATTCAGATTTGTTGAGATTGAATAAACATTAACATTGTATAAGTATGAGAGAAAAATTATCATATGAAAATGTTAGTTGTGTCTAAATTTAgctatcattaaaaaataactgagtatattttatataaaactaATTAGATAAAAACTAGAAAGATAAATAATgttaattcaaatataaaacaaaaataaaaaaattaatcaccaaatatttctcatatataaatactcgaaaaagaaaaagacaaactgATCCCTGACAGTCCGCAaacatttaaatatttaaaaatttaaaaatacatttaaatttctAACCTTTCTAACCTTTTCAAAATCTGGACACATCAATCCTGAGTCTAATCAGTCTCATTTTAAAAACTCTCCTACGTGTACATCCATATCAACTAGGTCAATACAACGAAAatcacatttaatttttttgttgaatctGATAGATCAAGTGAATATGAATGAAGGATAtgtccaaattttttaaaatggtcaaaaacttaaatgtatttttaaatcccCGAGAATTTAAATGTCTGCAGATCAAAAGGTCAAAGACCTATttgtcattttctctaaatactATTATTAACACTTTCTAAAATTCAGTGTTTAACTGTATTAAGgggtttcaataataatatctaaGTGAAATAGGGCAATAAGGATTAAAAACTTTGTTTCTAATGAAGAAAATCAAGTGCAGTAATCTAAGGCCAgagtacaaataatatttacaaTGTATTGTTACAGTGGCCTAACAGAGATGCTTATACAAGAAAGAAAGGACCTAAATATTTCAACACATCCAGTTAAGTAATCGTTCAAACTTTTGGCTGAGATTTGACTAAGAAACTTCTTGCTTCATCTTCAGTAACTTCACTGTAAAGTTAAACCAAATAACAAgttattgaagaagaaacattgaattttaaatggtccaaccaagaaaaagataaaaaaaaaatcacaaaacctgTCTGCAGCTTCTGATTTGGGGATCAAGGTGATTCCTTTTGAAGAAAGAGAATCACAGAAATCATGAAGGTTCTTCTCTTGACAGAAACTCCAAATATCACGAAGGAAACTGTTGAACTGTTTCGGTTCCTTCACAGAGAAAAATGTTATCAGTGACTTCAAATACAACCAAGAGGAATAATAGAGGAATAAAAATTGGTTAGACATGGAAAGTCATGACTTGGCTCTATGGTGCAAAAGCGAGGGAGATGGATTACCTGCTCATTGATACATCCCTTGCGGAGCGCAGCTAAACATTCCAATGCTTTCGAATTGTTATCGCCTTCGTGGGAATCCTCTATGAGatcatgaattttatttttcatagcaTCGATTGCTTTTACAACCCAATCTGGATTATCTCTGCGCGCAAACATGGCTTCAAAATCTTGTACAGGAGTCAGATCTCCAATGTTGTCGACTTCAACATTTGACTTATCTTCAATGAGATTCGAAGCCAGAGCAGGTATTTCTCCTTTACTATTTTCCTCACCGGAACCATATCTTTCCTCTCTCAATAAACGCCTTGACTTTTTATGCTGTAAGACAGTTCAATTCAAACATGAAAGATATACAATGTTCGTATAATGTAAAAGAAGTTTGATATTTTGTATAAACTAGGCACAAAAACGTCTTACCCTCGGATTTTCCTTTAGTTCAAAAGACCGACGAAAATTTTCTATCACAGATTTGTtttgttgaaggagctcatcatcAGGTTCTGTGATTTTCTTGAGTGTATCATCAAGAGGGGGTACTGCAGCATCCGCATGCTTTGACTTGAGCTCAAGATAGCGATAAAATCGCTGAAAAGATATATGAACATTCGTATGTTAGCTTTATCCCAAGGTTACCTTTCATTTTTGGAGGTGCATATGCTAAATTTGAAATCTCTATTGTACCCTTCAAGTTATCATAATGCTAACTTTTACACAATGGGGGGTAATACGTGATTGGCTTAGATAAGAAAGATAGCAAGGACAAAGCATAATCGAAAAATTCGGAAAATACAAATTCACAGCCCACAAGCAACAAACATTAGATAAAGAAATCTCATGTCATGAATATCAAAATCATAatcttctttaaaaaaataaataagaaaaaaaaaatagagggaAAGAATGAAACACAGGAGATAAACTAGAAAACATAAGTGAGGGAATTCATGCCTCTAGGACTGGATTTGGTGTAAAATCAGGTAGCAGAACTTCCTCTTTTCCTTGTGGTGCAAGATCAAGCATTTTTACCAAGTTAGCCGCGGCCTCTAGCTGTTGTTCATTTGGCTGTATCGGTGCAGGGAAATTACTGAAAGAAGGGAATTGAAACTCTCGCACATCCTCAGCAAAAGGTAGTGCATTGAAGTATAACGAATCAGGCtgcacagcatgaccatgcaaCGGAATTATTTCAAAACAAATCCAGAAATCATGTCAGTGGAAGTAgaccaattaaaaaataaattaaaacaaaataaaaagagacgGAAAAACGCACAATATTTTCCTTATCAGATAGATTGGGCGTCAGGACCCCAATGACGACATTCGCTTGTCCATGTCTCCAAACACAACGTAGTATTGCCACTTTATTCATTTCCTTCATAGCCCTTACTAGCGAAGAAAGTGCAAGTGTGGCTTTTGTATTTCCTGTTTCAGCTATGAAGACATTGACATCTTTCATGTATTGATGTCTTTATCGGATGGTttaggagaaaagaaaagaaacagaagAAACAGAGTAAGAAAATCTCCATCgtcaaattcaaatcaaataaagcataTACAATTTTACCTCAATACATTGGATGAATCAGTAAATCCTAAAAGCTTCAGACCTTTTTCTGGTTTGAACTTAACAGCATCCCACTCAGCTTGGGATATGGGAACTATTTGAGGCCCATATCGATAACCTTTAATTCTTTGATCTGGCGGGACAACTTTATCAGGTTCTTGAGAACTCTTGTACTCATAATCCACTTTGACTTCATGTGTAGCAAATTTATCGGTTGAAGCAGCCTTATCGGAAAATTTCTTGAGAGTTGGAAacttttcttctgctgttttctTGTATACCAAAACCTGTTCAAAACTTAAGCATTCAATAATCATGTACATAAAAAGTTTGTAAGTGGCATAGGAACATTAATCACCAAAGTAATGAGATAATGAAAAAAAACATGTCAAGAACGTAATCTTTATCTGCATTGATGGGCACGGCCAATAGGGCTATGAATATCTCACCTTAATCTTCAGTTTTGGGCTTAATTCAAGATCCCCTTTAAAGATTGTGGATGGAGTTATGTTTCGGGTTCTAAGAGCACCAAGCAAAGAAACTGGATTCTCCACATATGTTGACCTTGCAGACGTTTCTGTTGAAAAAATACGCAACAGTTGATCGTTTTCGTCCATTATTTTCTTGTTTGCATCTTGACTAAGCTTTCCTCTCAGAATTATACTTTCCATCCTCATACCATGGACGGTCATTTGTTTAGCAATGGTGGTCACTTGTTCCTCTTTTGTTCCTTCAAATGGCTCTTTTATTGGACATTGTGCATTTGTAATAAGACATAGACGCTTCTTTCCCTTGTTAGTTTCTCCAAACTTTTTTATCAGCATATCCATGCCAACAATAATAGCATCAAGAACTAACATCACAGTCAAGGTATTCAAAACCACAATATGGCAGTTAATCACTCAAAATCCACAATTTGAAATGAATGAACTTCCAAAGTAATACTACAGCTGATATCGCTTCAATTTTATTAACAGAACCAGAATAGAGCTCAGGAAAAGATAAACTGAGTATATACCAATGTTTGGAGGTGGGGTTGAACAAATCAATAACAAGGCACAAGTGGTGCAGAATATTACACAGGACAAATCAGGAAAAATTTTACCATCTAAAGTCAAATAGTATGAATGTTTTAGTAACGGTCAAAATGTTAGAGCATAAAATTCtttcattaaatatataaataaataattaaagcttCCAAAGTATAGAATCATGAACATCAAGGATACAATCACCATGTGTAGCTCCTCGAGGCAGTTGCTGTAGAGCCTCAACGATATCTCCCTCCacaactttaatatttttcaaaaccacaacaTGTTGATACCCTCCAACTTCTTCCGTAAGTTCGTTATCAGTATCTGGGAAATTTCGACATAAACATGGGTGAGGAAGGCCTTTGAATCTCTTcatggaaagaaaaaaatgaattatcaAATCAAAGAAACGATTTGAAGGAAACTTCAATCAACCCATTTAATTGTAAGCATAATAGTAAAACTCCACGGGAAAAACAAACTCGGTACAGTGAATAAATCAGTGTGAAGATTCTACAAGAATGAGACTGAAACACAATAAACATTGCTACAAGATAATCAAATAAGAACCATGGACTTCTTAGTCTCCATTTTATCATCACAAATAACTAACATCTTTTGGTACAAGAAAACAATATCACCGTT
This sequence is a window from Arachis duranensis cultivar V14167 chromosome 2, aradu.V14167.gnm2.J7QH, whole genome shotgun sequence. Protein-coding genes within it:
- the LOC107475548 gene encoding ATP-dependent DNA helicase 2 subunit KU80, which codes for MARNKEALVLLLDVGPSMHSVIPEIEKVCSMLVEKKLIFTKYDEVGVVLFGTEDTDNELTEEVGGYQHVVVLKNIKVVEGDIVEALQQLPRGATHGDFLDAIIVGMDMLIKKFGETNKGKKRLCLITNAQCPIKEPFEGTKEEQVTTIAKQMTVHGMRMESIILRGKLSQDANKKIMDENDQLLRIFSTETSARSTYVENPVSLLGALRTRNITPSTIFKGDLELSPKLKIKVLVYKKTAEEKFPTLKKFSDKAASTDKFATHEVKVDYEYKSSQEPDKVVPPDQRIKGYRYGPQIVPISQAEWDAVKFKPEKGLKLLGFTDSSNVLRHQYMKDVNVFIAETGNTKATLALSSLVRAMKEMNKVAILRCVWRHGQANVVIGVLTPNLSDKENIPDSLYFNALPFAEDVREFQFPSFSNFPAPIQPNEQQLEAAANLVKMLDLAPQGKEEVLLPDFTPNPVLERFYRYLELKSKHADAAVPPLDDTLKKITEPDDELLQQNKSVIENFRRSFELKENPRHKKSRRLLREERYGSGEENSKGEIPALASNLIEDKSNVEVDNIGDLTPVQDFEAMFARRDNPDWVVKAIDAMKNKIHDLIEDSHEGDNNSKALECLAALRKGCINEQEPKQFNSFLRDIWSFCQEKNLHDFCDSLSSKGITLIPKSEAADSEVTEDEARSFLVKSQPKV